CTGTTTGCCTTTAGAAAATCATCTTTTTTCCCGGTATCCAACCACCATCCTTCCAGGATTTTTCCTTCTACCCTTTTACCTTTATTGATAAGCACCTGTATTGCATCTGTAATTTCAAGTTCACCTCGCCAGGAAGGCCGTATCGAGTTTATGGCGTCATGAATTGCTGGAGAAAAGAGATATACTCCAACAAGTGCGAGATTCGATGGAGGCACCTTTGGTTTTTCCACAAGTTTTTCAATAGTGCCATCGTTTCCCAGCATTGCTACACCGAAACGTGTAGGGTCATGGACCTCTTTTAAAAAAATTAGGGCATCAGGACTTGTTTTATTAAACACCTCCAGGGCATCTGTTAGGCCTGTGCCTAAAAGATTGTCTCCTAAATACATTACAAAGGGGCTATCTTCTAAAAATGACCTTGCTGTTTTTACTGCATGGGCAAGGCCAAGTGGTTGTTCTTGCAAAATGAACTCGATGTTTACACCCCATTTTCCACCGTTTCCAAGATATTGCCTGACTTCATCTTGCGTCTCAGGGGCGACAATGACACCAACTTCACGAATACCTGCCTCGCTGATGTGGTTCATTACATAACCGAGAATCGGCTGATTGGCTACAGGTACCAATTGTTTTGCCATGGTATGGGTAAGGGGTCTAAGTCTTGTCCCCCTGCCACCACTAAGAACCAGCGCCTTCAATAGTGATTCCCTCCTTCTCAAGGCATTCTTTTAACAAAATCAGCCTTTGTTCCCACGAATTCATATTGGCTCGAAATTCAACAATTCTCTCATCACTGTCGCCCAGAGGTGGAAAGCTGATTTCAATTTCAAGGGGTGCAAGATCCTGCCTTGCTGATTCTTCTAAAAACTCTGCCCATTCGAGCATTACTAGATATGTCCCCTGATCAATATAATCATAAAGGCCTGTTTCTACGAGATCTCCTCCCTCTCCTATCCTATAGAGATCTCCATGTACAATAGGCATATCAGCACCATCATATTGGTGTAAAATGGAAAAAGTCGGGCTCGTAACAAGCCTTTTATCTACTCCAAGATTGCTCAGTGTCTCCCTAATAAGGGTGGTTTTACCTGCTCCAAGATCCCCTGTAAAAAGGATTAAATCTCCTTTTTTTAGGAGTTTTGAAATGCACTTTCCTAGAGCGCGCGTTTGGGATAGGTTTTTTACCAAAACTGTCAGTCTCATAGTCTTATTGGATCAGCCTCTTTTTCATTAGTTTTGCTGCAATAATAATACTGGCCAAGGAGTATGTTGATAGCACTATGATATCTGAGATCTTAATAAGGTTTGGAGATCCGTAACAGAGTTTTCTGGAGATCTCTACTGCCCCTGAAAGGGGAAGAAGTTTTATCACGAGCTTAGCCCACATGCCAAGTGTTTCAACTGGGAAAAAGATACCTGAAAAGAGAAAAAGAGGCGTGATTAAAAGCGAGGTGAAGTAGTTAAAAAATTCATAGTTTGTTGCCAAGGCAGTCATAATTAGTCCTGTTGATGAAAAGATGATGCCTTCAAGGAAGAGGACGGGGACAATAAAAATGGTCCACCATGACGGTATAATGCCAAAAAGTGGTATTGCCATTAACATGATGAGCCCTGAAATAAGGCCCTTTGTGGCCCCCCAAACTATTTCTCCTAATGTAAGATCCAAAACGTTTACAGGAGTCATGAGGATGGCATGAAAGGTCTTTTGGGTTGATAGTCGCGTGTACGAGCCATAAGTTGCCTCAAATGCGGCACTATACATAACTGAAGAGGCAATTAGCCCAGGTGCAATAAATTGTAGATACGTCATGCCCTCAATTTCAGGGACATTTCGGCCCAGACCATAGCCCATG
This is a stretch of genomic DNA from Dissulfuribacter thermophilus. It encodes these proteins:
- a CDS encoding glucose-1-phosphate thymidylyltransferase, coding for MKALVLSGGRGTRLRPLTHTMAKQLVPVANQPILGYVMNHISEAGIREVGVIVAPETQDEVRQYLGNGGKWGVNIEFILQEQPLGLAHAVKTARSFLEDSPFVMYLGDNLLGTGLTDALEVFNKTSPDALIFLKEVHDPTRFGVAMLGNDGTIEKLVEKPKVPPSNLALVGVYLFSPAIHDAINSIRPSWRGELEITDAIQVLINKGKRVEGKILEGWWLDTGKKDDFLKANRVVLDDYIKREIKGKIDTKSTVEGRVRLEEDAIIENSVVRGPCVIGRGTIIKDSFIGPFTSIGPNSSIIRSVVQHTVILSNAIVENIERLEDSLIGRHAKVKKAAGLVSALQLMIGDHSLVEV
- the tsaE gene encoding tRNA (adenosine(37)-N6)-threonylcarbamoyltransferase complex ATPase subunit type 1 TsaE — its product is MRLTVLVKNLSQTRALGKCISKLLKKGDLILFTGDLGAGKTTLIRETLSNLGVDKRLVTSPTFSILHQYDGADMPIVHGDLYRIGEGGDLVETGLYDYIDQGTYLVMLEWAEFLEESARQDLAPLEIEISFPPLGDSDERIVEFRANMNSWEQRLILLKECLEKEGITIEGAGS
- a CDS encoding ABC transporter permease; translated protein: MKSLLFTKVWLRNFWVWKKHIQASLIGNLGQPFLFLLAMGYGLGRNVPEIEGMTYLQFIAPGLIASSVMYSAAFEATYGSYTRLSTQKTFHAILMTPVNVLDLTLGEIVWGATKGLISGLIMLMAIPLFGIIPSWWTIFIVPVLFLEGIIFSSTGLIMTALATNYEFFNYFTSLLITPLFLFSGIFFPVETLGMWAKLVIKLLPLSGAVEISRKLCYGSPNLIKISDIIVLSTYSLASIIIAAKLMKKRLIQ